The following are from one region of the Silene latifolia isolate original U9 population chromosome 9, ASM4854445v1, whole genome shotgun sequence genome:
- the LOC141601764 gene encoding uncharacterized protein LOC141601764, with translation MDNIGCWNVRGMNKVAKQLEIKRFLYQNNVGLYGLVETKIKVQDCSGVLATFGHPGKGHITATVTEIASGTTFFFTTVYGSNDETEILSLWADLKRIKDVYSGPWAICGDFNNLLDVNERIGRPVLWSDIEDFRDCVSYCEVMDVKAQGSFFTWNNKHEPSTRVFSRLDRFMVNSDWLNVFPDCYAYFLPEGLFDHNPCVITKQQKLKGPLKQLNRNRFSDVEKVVEIAKLRLLDLQTAMHRDPTNLATLEVESIAADEFRHLTKAHFSYLSQKAKVAWNKSLQINDKDGKCHRDPQGIEQAFLDYYSNLLGVNAPTTPVHFPTVRVGNLINAHHTSILLKPVSPKEVKACIFSIPSTKSPGPDGFTSQFYRDSWDIIGRDITGAVLDFFASGQLLRQVNTTTLTLIPKVKNPLSVLEYRPIACCNIIYKCITKILCSRLSMVLPDIVSCSQGGFVKGRNIVDNVLICQDLVRLYNRKVAFPRCLIKIDLRKAYDTVEWEFIHQMLIALKFPTCFIKLIMICVSSPSYSLHVNGSTFGFFQGKRGLRQGDPLSPLLFTLVMEYLSRILHVVSLQDTFRFHPMCGHIKLNHLLFADDLLMFCKGNAASIMWLLRSFSTFSTASGLCLNRDKSDIYFNGVPGDIIEDIVKISGFRIGKLPFNYLGVPISAKKISKFDSQKLIERIVARIRALGARHLSYSGRLILVRSVLSTLHSYWASLFLLPSGIMKKEEGGLGLTNIQLWNRALLAKYTAWLATKKDHLWVKWVNHVYMKGTAWHDYSPPLDCSWSWKKIVHVKDKFKQGYVGNLWLNSDKPYTAAAGYNWIRNKTGKVPWRFVCWNSLNVPKTSFIFWAAQQNRLLTLDRAHKMGMGHDTTCFICGLEPETHPHLFYKCVYSKHCILLLQDKLNIHFNMDGMVAWFSKNRAVSPLQKLLTGACYVGVTYSIWTVRNQARLFQQVTTPQRLVYQVCYEVLTRWKHRNVKPLKLDDQSWIDSISICS, from the exons ATGGATAATATTGGCTGCTGGAATGTGAGGGGTATGAATAAAGTAGCTAAACAGTTGGAAATAAAGAGATTCCTTTATCAAAATAATGTAGGGCTTTATGGTTTAGTTGAAACTAAAATAAAAGTGCAAGATTGTTCTGGGGTTCTAGCTACTTTTGGGCATCCTGGGAAGGGT CACATTACTGCCACTGTTACTGAAATTGCTTCTGGTACAACCTTTTTCTTTACTACTGTTTATGGGTCTAATGATGAGACTGAAATATTGTCTCTTTGGGCTGATCTCAAGAGGATTAAGGATGTGTATTCTGGTCCTTGGGCCATTTGTGGAGATTTTAATAATCTATTGGATGTGAATGAGAGGATTGGTAGACCTGTTCTTTGGAGTGACATTGAAGattttagggattgtgtttcttATTGTGAAGTCATGGATGTTAAAGCCCAAGGTTCCTTCTTTACTTGGAATAACAAACATGAGCCTTCTACTAGAGTGTTCTCTAGACTGGATAGATTTATGGTTAATTCTGACTGGTTGAATGTTTTCCCAGATTGTTATGCTTACTTTCTCCCTGAGGGGCTATTTGATCATAACCCTTGT GTGATTACTAAGCAACAAAAATTAAAGGGTCCTTTGAAACAACTTAATAGGAACAGATTTTCAGATGTTGAGAAGGTTGTTGAGATTGCTAAATTAAGACTTCTTGACCTCCAAACTGCTATGCATAGAGACCCTACTAATTTGGCTACTCTTGAGGTTGAATCTATAGCTGCTGATGAGTTTAGGCATCTTACTAAAGCTCATTTTAGCTATCTAAGTCAGAAAGCCAAAGTTGCTTGG AATAAAAGTTTGCAAATTAATGATAAAGATGGGAAGTGCCATAGGGACCCTCAGGGTATTGAACAAGCTTTTCTGGATTACTACTCTAACTTACTGGGGGTCAATGCTCCTACTACTCCTGTTCATTTCCCTACTGTGAGGGTTGGTAATCTGATTAATGCTCATCATACTAGCATCCTGCTGAAACCTGTCAGTCCTAAAGAGGTTAAAGCTTGTATTTTTTCAATTCCTTCTACTAAATCCCCGGGTCCTGATGGGTTCACCAGTCAGTTTTATAGAGACTCCTGGGATATAATTGGGAGAGACATCACTGGTGCTGTGTTGGATTTTTTTGCATCAGGACAACTTCTTAGACAGGTCAACACTACTACTCTTACTCTTATTCCCAAAGTGAAGAATCCTCTTAGTGTGCTTGAATACAGGCCCATAGCCTGTTGTAATATCATTTACAAATGCATTACTAAAATCCTTTGCTCCAGACTTTCTATGGTTCTTCCTGATATTGTTAGTTGCAGTCAGGGGGGTTTTGTTAAGGGCAGGAACATTGTGGATAATGTGTTGATTTGTCAGGACTTAGTCAGACTTTACAATAGGAAAGTTGCCTTCCCTAGATGCCTTATTAAGATTGATCTTAGGAAAGCTTATGATACAGTTGAATGGGAATTTATTCATCAAATGTTAATTGCCCTTAAATTCCCTACTTGTTTTATCAAGCTTATTATGATTTGTGTTTCCTCTCCCTCTTATTCCCTTCATGTGAATGGAAGCACTTTTGGTTTTTTTCAAGGTAAGAGGGGTTTGAGACAAGGGGATCCACTTTCTCCCCTTTTGTTCACTCTAGTTATGGAATATCTTTCTAGGATTCTTCATGTGGTTTCCCTACAAGATACTTTCAGATTCCATCCCATGTGTGGACACATCAAGCTTAATCATCTCCTATTTGCTGATGACCTTTTAATGTTCTGTAAAGGGAATGCAGCCTCTATTATGTGGTTGTTAAGATCCTTCTCTACCTTCTCTACTGCATCTGGTTTATGCCTCAACAGAGACAAGtctgatatttattttaatggggtTCCTGGTGATATTATTGAGGATATTGTGAAGATTTCTGGTTTTAGAATTGGCAAGCTCCCCTTTAATTACCTGGGTGTACCTATCTCTGCTAAGAAAATTTCTAAGTTTGATAGTCAGAAGCTTATTGAAAGAATTGTGGCTAGAATTAGAGCTTTGGGTGCTAGGCATTTATCCTATTCTGGACGTCTCATTCTGGTTAGATCAGTTTTGTCTACCTTACATTCCTATTGGGCATCTCTCTTTCTCTTACCTTCTGGGATTATGAAAAAG GAAGAAGGTGGTTTGGGACTGACTAACATTCAGCTTTGGAATAGAGCCCTCCTGGCTAAGTACACTGCCTGGTTAGCCACTAAAAAGGACCACCTTTGGGTCAAGTGGGTTAatcatgtgtatatgaaaggcACTGCTTGGCATGACTACTCTCCTCCACTTGATTGTAGCTGGTCTTGGAAGAAAATTGTCCATGTGAAAGACAAGTTTAAGCAAGGATATGTGGGCAATTTATGGTTGAATTCTGATAAACCTTATACTGCTGCTGCTGGTTATAACTGGATCAGAAATAAAACTGGGAAAGTTCCTTGGAGATTTGTGTGTTGGAACTCTCTGAATGTACCAAAAACATCCTTTATTTTTTGGGCTGCTCAACAGAATAGACTTTTAACCCTGGATAGGGCTCATAAAATGGGAATGGGGCATGATACTACTTGTTTCATTTGTGGTCTAGAACCTGAAACTCATCCTCATTTATTTTACAAGTGTGTTTACAGCAAGCATTGCATTCTCCTCCTGCAAGACAAACTGAATATTCACTTCAATATGGATGGCATGGTAGCCTGGTTCTCCAAAAATCGTGCTGTTAGTCCTCTTCAGAAGCTTCTGACTGGTGCATGTTATGTGGGTGTTACTTATTCTATCTGGACTGTTAGGAATCAGGCCCGTCTTTTTCAACAGGTGACTACCCCACAGAGATTGGTTTATCAAGTTTGTTATGAGGTTTTGACGAGATGGAAGCATAGGAATGTGAAGCCATTGAAGCTTGATGACCAGAGTTGGATAGATAGTATCTCAATTTGTTCTTAA
- the LOC141601765 gene encoding uncharacterized protein LOC141601765, which produces MRVLPISLEGEHIPILVKLDFEVTKIAAEHEAVHIGLQAAVSLGIKRLGVHGDSSLIINQVTGSWKFRSKRFAPYQVRIDQVAQFFYQVTYMHLPREENQFADILEKLAYLINMPDKLIKMPFCLDRPSQLAYVYFLTIDEENEEEPWYRAILNY; this is translated from the coding sequence ATGAGAGTGTTGCCCATTTCTCTTGAAGGTGAGCATATACCGATTTtagtcaaactcgacttcgaggtgactaaAATTGCAGCAGAGCATGAAGCTGTCCACATCGGTTTGCAAgcggcagtgagtttaggcatcaaaagACTTGGAGTTCACGGAGATTCATCCCTAATCATTAATCAAGTTACCGGATCCTGGAAATTCCGAAGTAAAAGGTTTGCGCCCTATCAAGTTAGGATAgatcaagtggctcaattcttctaCCAAGTCACTTATATGCATCTACCTcgtgaagaaaatcaatttgcagacatTCTTGAGAAACTCGCATATTTGATTAATATGCCTGATAAACTGATAAAAATGCCATTTTGCTTAGATAGGCCTTCTCAGCTAGCTTACGTATATTTCCTTACCATCGATGAGGAAAATGAAGAAGAGCCATGGTACAGAGCTATTCTGAATTACTAG